Proteins encoded within one genomic window of Microbacterium sp. LKL04:
- a CDS encoding class F sortase has translation MRRLLVIAVSLTAMMLAACAPVSEAGPPPSEAGPGATGTVSPTPAPPSPQVSVPVASATPRAAADSPAPERLTIRSLGVDMPVEPVGVADSGEMQIPERPTTAGWYRFGSAPADGQGTTVVAAHVDDREYGIGPLAALRDVRVGDVVTVTDADGTVTEYVTESVTYIPRAELPVDRLFTREGRRTLAVITCGGDFDQQTRTYSDNVVLIARAQS, from the coding sequence ATGCGCCGCCTGCTCGTCATCGCCGTCTCGCTCACGGCCATGATGCTCGCGGCCTGCGCGCCGGTCTCGGAGGCGGGTCCGCCCCCTTCCGAGGCCGGCCCCGGCGCGACCGGGACGGTCTCCCCGACGCCTGCACCCCCCTCACCGCAGGTGTCCGTCCCGGTCGCTTCGGCTACCCCGCGGGCCGCCGCCGACTCGCCCGCACCCGAACGGCTGACGATCCGCTCCCTCGGCGTCGACATGCCCGTCGAACCCGTGGGCGTCGCGGACTCCGGCGAGATGCAGATCCCCGAGCGCCCGACCACCGCCGGGTGGTACCGGTTCGGCTCGGCCCCCGCTGACGGTCAGGGGACGACCGTCGTCGCCGCGCACGTCGACGACCGCGAGTACGGCATCGGACCTCTCGCCGCGTTGCGCGACGTCCGCGTCGGCGATGTCGTGACCGTCACGGATGCCGACGGCACCGTCACGGAGTACGTCACCGAATCGGTCACCTACATCCCGCGCGCCGAACTCCCCGTCGATCGCCTGTTCACCCGGGAGGGTCGGCGCACGCTGGCCGTCATCACCTGTGGTGGTGATTTCGATCAGCAGACCCGCACCTACAGCGATAACGTGGTGCTCATTGCACGGGCGCAATCGTGA
- the ftsX gene encoding permease-like cell division protein FtsX: protein MRVRLVLGEALTGLRRNASMVISVILVTFVSLTFVGAAMLMQMQIAKMQGYWAERAQVAVFMCRDGSTQTTCSDGEATEEQLKEVADKLDSPALKDIVRSVRFETRDEAYQNVLDLMGQDYKDFITPAQLNETYWVNLTDPTQTDVIDEAFSGMSGVEEVKDQMEYLQPLFSALTIATYIAVAIAGLMLVAAVLLIATTIRLSAYARRKELGIMRLVGASNRFIQTPFVLEGVFAAFIGSALASVAIWLGVQYGVRGYLVDEVDFVTTWIDGRDALLVIPVIVGLGLVLAALSASVAIRRWLRT from the coding sequence ATGAGAGTCCGTCTCGTCCTCGGCGAAGCGCTCACCGGCCTTCGCCGCAACGCCTCGATGGTGATCTCGGTCATCCTCGTCACGTTCGTCTCGCTCACCTTCGTCGGCGCTGCGATGCTCATGCAGATGCAGATCGCGAAGATGCAGGGCTACTGGGCCGAACGCGCACAGGTCGCGGTCTTCATGTGCCGCGACGGCTCGACGCAGACGACCTGCAGCGACGGCGAGGCCACGGAGGAGCAGCTGAAGGAGGTCGCCGACAAGCTGGACAGCCCCGCGCTGAAAGACATCGTCCGCAGCGTCCGCTTCGAGACGCGCGACGAGGCCTACCAGAACGTCCTCGACCTGATGGGTCAGGACTACAAGGACTTCATCACCCCCGCCCAGCTCAACGAGACCTACTGGGTGAACCTGACCGACCCCACGCAGACGGACGTCATCGACGAGGCGTTCAGCGGCATGAGCGGCGTCGAGGAGGTGAAGGACCAGATGGAGTACCTGCAGCCCCTCTTCTCGGCACTGACGATCGCCACGTACATCGCGGTGGCGATCGCAGGCCTCATGCTCGTGGCGGCCGTCCTCCTCATCGCCACCACGATCCGCCTGTCCGCCTACGCTCGGCGCAAGGAGCTCGGCATCATGCGGCTCGTGGGGGCATCCAATCGGTTCATTCAGACCCCCTTCGTCCTCGAGGGCGTCTTCGCGGCGTTCATCGGGTCGGCGCTGGCGAGCGTCGCCATCTGGCTGGGTGTGCAGTACGGGGTGCGTGGTTACCTGGTCGATGAGGTCGACTTCGTGACCACCTGGATCGACGGACGCGATGCTCTCCTGGTGATCCCCGTCATCGTGGGACTGGGACTCGTCCTCGCCGCTTTGTCGGCGAGCGTCGCGATCCGCAGATGGCTGCGCACCTGA
- a CDS encoding SDR family oxidoreductase yields MLPDALPDEPGIDPDDLATTLRVLAMLSSLPQTHPDFITVRQATAAMFKAAKKERRREIRQAIADADRDVVHATATGAPDRIDDETRGIPIAARTAAPIAGVLKKARGCYICKQPYTVVDAFYHQLCPDCAALSHAKRDARTDLTGRRALLTGGRAKIGMYIALRLLRDGAHTTITTRFPRDAVRRFRALPDSADWIDRLKIVGIDLRDPAQVIALADDVAADGPLDIIINNATQTVRRSPGAYQPLIDAELAPLPDGPLPALVTFGHTNDRHPEALERSVSAHPILAAAADRADILTREAMTAGSTSLDRLADGTAIDAGGLIPDLDHSNSWVQRVEQVDPLEMLEVQLANTTAPFLLVSKLRPSLAASPARRTYIVNVSAMEGVFERGYKGPGHPHTNMAKAAVNMLTRTSAREMFESDGILMTSVDTGWITDERPHPTKVRLAEEGFHAPLDLVDGAARVYDPIVRGEAGDDVFGVFLKDYAPSRW; encoded by the coding sequence GTGCTCCCCGACGCCCTGCCCGACGAACCCGGGATCGATCCCGACGACCTCGCCACGACGCTCCGCGTCCTCGCGATGCTGTCGTCCCTCCCCCAGACGCATCCCGACTTCATCACGGTCCGACAGGCGACCGCCGCCATGTTCAAGGCGGCGAAGAAGGAGCGGCGGCGCGAGATCCGTCAGGCGATCGCCGACGCCGACCGCGATGTCGTTCATGCGACGGCGACCGGCGCACCCGACCGCATCGATGACGAGACCCGAGGCATACCCATCGCGGCACGAACCGCCGCGCCCATCGCCGGCGTGCTGAAGAAGGCGCGCGGGTGCTACATCTGCAAGCAGCCGTACACGGTCGTCGACGCCTTCTACCATCAGCTCTGCCCCGACTGCGCGGCCCTCAGCCACGCCAAGCGCGACGCTCGCACCGACCTGACGGGTCGCCGCGCCCTCCTCACCGGCGGTCGAGCGAAGATCGGCATGTACATCGCGCTGCGCCTGCTGCGGGACGGCGCGCACACGACCATCACCACCCGGTTCCCCCGTGACGCCGTGCGCCGCTTCCGCGCGCTGCCCGACTCGGCGGACTGGATCGATCGACTCAAGATCGTCGGCATCGACCTCCGCGACCCGGCACAGGTCATCGCTCTCGCCGACGACGTCGCCGCGGACGGCCCGCTCGACATCATCATCAACAACGCAACGCAGACCGTGAGGCGCTCCCCCGGCGCCTACCAGCCGCTCATCGACGCCGAACTCGCACCACTGCCCGACGGTCCACTCCCCGCACTGGTCACCTTCGGGCACACGAACGACCGGCATCCCGAGGCCCTCGAGCGCTCCGTGAGCGCCCATCCGATCCTGGCTGCCGCAGCCGACCGTGCGGACATCCTCACCCGCGAGGCGATGACCGCAGGATCCACCTCGCTCGACCGACTCGCGGACGGGACCGCGATCGATGCGGGCGGACTTATCCCCGACCTCGACCACTCCAACTCCTGGGTGCAGCGCGTCGAGCAGGTCGACCCCCTCGAGATGCTCGAGGTCCAGCTCGCGAACACGACCGCTCCGTTCCTGCTCGTGTCGAAGCTGCGGCCGTCCCTTGCTGCGAGCCCGGCGCGGCGCACCTACATCGTCAATGTCAGCGCGATGGAGGGCGTCTTCGAACGCGGCTATAAGGGACCGGGGCATCCTCACACCAACATGGCCAAAGCAGCGGTCAACATGCTCACCCGCACGAGCGCACGCGAGATGTTCGAATCCGACGGCATCCTGATGACGAGCGTCGACACCGGGTGGATCACCGACGAGCGCCCCCACCCCACGAAGGTCCGGCTCGCCGAAGAGGGCTTCCACGCACCGCTCGACCTCGTCGACGGTGCCGCGCGCGTCTACGACCCCATCGTTCGGGGTGAGGCCGGTGACGATGTGTTCGGCGTCTTCCTCAAGGACTACGCCCCCAGCCGCTGGTGA
- the corA gene encoding magnesium/cobalt transporter CorA — MPIVDNAVYVDGHRITDPSNLSETFEHMRNHHGMAWIGLYRPTEDEVAAVAAEFSLHPLAVEDALTGHQRAKLERYGDVLFAVLRPARYNDRTESVAFGELHVFVGPDFVVTVRHADSPDLAQVRARMEQQPELLRMGPEAILYAILDQVVDEYAPVTTGVENDIDEIEEVLFGGSDAGLSQRIYGLAREVIALHKSTLPLDDMLQRLLQGSDKYGVDIELQRSLRDVLDHVIRLNERIVAFRSILENALTVHSTLVTQRQTDTSLEQNDQVKKISGWAAILFGPSLVGTIYGMNFENMPELRWTYGYPMALGLMVASSVALYVVFKRKHWL; from the coding sequence ATGCCCATCGTCGACAACGCCGTGTACGTGGACGGCCATCGCATCACAGACCCCTCGAATCTCAGCGAGACGTTCGAGCACATGCGGAATCATCACGGGATGGCCTGGATCGGGCTGTACCGCCCGACCGAGGACGAGGTCGCCGCTGTCGCTGCGGAGTTCTCGCTGCACCCGCTCGCCGTCGAGGACGCCTTGACCGGTCATCAGCGCGCCAAGCTCGAACGGTACGGCGATGTCCTGTTCGCCGTGCTCCGGCCGGCGCGCTACAACGATCGGACGGAGTCGGTGGCGTTCGGCGAACTCCACGTGTTCGTGGGCCCCGATTTCGTCGTGACGGTGCGGCACGCGGACTCGCCCGATCTCGCTCAGGTACGCGCCCGGATGGAGCAGCAGCCGGAGCTCCTGCGCATGGGGCCGGAAGCGATCCTCTACGCCATCCTCGATCAGGTCGTCGATGAGTACGCGCCGGTCACCACCGGCGTGGAGAACGACATCGACGAGATCGAGGAGGTGCTCTTCGGCGGATCGGATGCCGGCCTCTCGCAGCGCATCTACGGCTTGGCTCGCGAGGTGATCGCGCTCCACAAGTCGACGCTCCCGCTCGACGACATGCTGCAGCGGCTGCTGCAGGGATCGGACAAGTACGGGGTCGACATCGAACTCCAGCGATCGCTGCGGGATGTCCTCGATCACGTCATCCGCCTCAACGAGCGGATCGTGGCGTTCCGCTCCATCCTCGAGAACGCGTTGACGGTGCACTCCACCCTCGTCACCCAGCGTCAGACCGACACGTCACTCGAACAGAACGATCAGGTGAAGAAGATCTCCGGGTGGGCGGCGATCCTGTTCGGCCCGTCCCTGGTGGGAACGATCTACGGCATGAACTTCGAGAACATGCCCGAGCTCCGATGGACGTACGGCTACCCGATGGCTCTCGGCCTGATGGTCGCAAGCTCCGTCGCCCTCTACGTCGTGTTCAAGCGCAAACACTGGCTCTGA
- the prfB gene encoding peptide chain release factor 2 — protein MLEFDPSADIQALRSTFGEIKAVVDVDALTAEIARLSDEAGAPDLWDDVEKAQKVTSALSHRQSELKRVTEVEQRLDDVEVLVELAQEMDDEDSAEEARREIADLEKVISQLEVQTLLDGEYDDRGAVVTIRSGAGGDDATDFAEMLMRMYLRWAERHKYSVKVMDTSFAEGAGIKSATFEVDAPYAYGTLSVEAGTHRLARISPFGSADKRQTSFAAVEVIPVMEEAQEVDIPEGDIRVDVFRSSGPGGQSVNTTDSAVRLTHLPTGIVVSMQNEKSQIQNRAAAMRVLQTRLMLLQKEEEAAKKKELAGTITASWGDQMRSYFLYGQQLVKDLRTGHEVGNPAVVFDGDLDGFIAAGIRWRKRKDDDD, from the coding sequence ATGCTTGAATTCGATCCGTCTGCGGACATCCAGGCCCTCCGTTCCACCTTCGGTGAGATCAAGGCGGTCGTCGATGTCGACGCGCTCACCGCCGAGATCGCCCGTCTGTCCGACGAGGCGGGCGCCCCCGACCTCTGGGACGACGTGGAGAAGGCGCAGAAGGTCACCAGCGCCCTGAGCCACCGACAGTCCGAGCTGAAGCGCGTCACCGAGGTCGAGCAGCGACTCGACGACGTCGAGGTGCTCGTCGAGCTCGCGCAGGAGATGGACGACGAGGACTCCGCCGAGGAGGCTCGTCGCGAGATCGCCGATCTCGAGAAGGTCATCAGCCAGCTCGAGGTGCAGACGCTGCTCGACGGCGAGTACGACGACCGCGGCGCGGTCGTGACGATCCGTTCGGGCGCCGGCGGCGACGACGCCACCGACTTCGCTGAGATGCTCATGCGCATGTACCTGCGCTGGGCCGAGCGCCACAAGTACTCCGTCAAGGTGATGGACACGTCCTTCGCCGAAGGCGCGGGCATCAAGTCAGCCACGTTCGAGGTCGACGCCCCCTATGCCTACGGCACGCTCTCGGTCGAGGCCGGCACGCACCGACTCGCTCGCATCAGCCCGTTCGGCTCGGCCGACAAGCGTCAGACGAGCTTCGCGGCTGTCGAGGTCATCCCGGTGATGGAGGAGGCCCAGGAGGTCGACATCCCCGAGGGCGACATCCGGGTCGACGTCTTCCGTTCCTCGGGTCCCGGTGGACAGTCGGTCAACACGACCGACTCCGCCGTTCGCCTCACGCACCTTCCGACCGGCATCGTCGTCTCGATGCAGAACGAGAAGAGCCAGATCCAGAACCGCGCTGCCGCCATGCGGGTGCTCCAGACCCGCCTCATGCTGCTGCAGAAGGAAGAGGAAGCGGCCAAGAAGAAGGAGCTCGCCGGAACCATCACGGCGAGCTGGGGCGACCAGATGCGCTCCTACTTCCTCTACGGTCAGCAGCTCGTCAAAGACCTCCGCACCGGCCACGAGGTCGGCAACCCCGCGGTCGTCTTCGACGGCGACCTCGACGGGTTCATCGCGGCCGGCATCCGCTGGCGCAAGCGCAAGGACGACGACGACTGA
- the ftsE gene encoding cell division ATP-binding protein FtsE has translation MIRFEKVSKKYRGTSKPALSDVEFDVQRGEFVFLVGASGSGKSSCLRLILREDTASDGRVVVLGRDVRGLSTRKVPYFRRHIGSVFQDFRLLPNKTVFQNVAFSLQVIGSSRAFIQQSVPEALALVGLAGKEKRLPHELSGGEQQRVAIARAIVNRPQILLADEPTGNLDPGTSVDIMQLLARINAGGTTVVMATHEAGFVDQMQRRVIELRGGVVVRDERHGGYGDTSGLPVLTPETVKGAAATAALTAVLELQKQIASSGDTGDVEPLPESVEPPAPQQDAVLPAVPVVQDEPVAPQPRHEDRPAAEPDIGTRGIPITPADIDLADIDGLGAADRLGLGRRDDDEVGPTA, from the coding sequence ATGATCCGCTTCGAAAAGGTCTCCAAGAAGTACCGCGGCACCAGCAAACCCGCTCTCAGCGACGTCGAGTTCGACGTCCAGCGCGGGGAGTTCGTGTTCCTCGTCGGCGCCTCGGGCTCGGGCAAATCCTCGTGCCTGCGCCTCATCCTCCGGGAGGACACCGCGTCCGACGGCCGTGTCGTCGTCCTCGGACGCGACGTGCGTGGGCTGAGCACTCGCAAGGTGCCGTACTTCCGTCGTCACATCGGGTCGGTCTTCCAAGACTTTCGTCTCCTGCCGAACAAGACCGTCTTCCAGAACGTCGCCTTCTCGCTGCAGGTCATCGGCTCGAGCCGCGCGTTCATCCAGCAGTCCGTGCCCGAGGCCCTCGCGCTCGTCGGCCTCGCGGGAAAAGAGAAGCGCCTGCCGCACGAACTGTCCGGCGGTGAGCAGCAGCGCGTCGCGATCGCGCGGGCCATCGTCAACCGCCCGCAGATCCTCCTCGCCGACGAGCCGACCGGAAACCTCGATCCCGGCACGTCGGTCGACATCATGCAGTTGCTCGCGCGCATCAACGCCGGCGGCACAACGGTCGTCATGGCCACGCACGAGGCGGGCTTCGTCGACCAGATGCAGCGCCGCGTGATCGAGCTGCGCGGCGGTGTCGTCGTCCGCGATGAGCGACACGGCGGGTACGGCGACACCTCCGGTCTCCCGGTCCTGACCCCCGAGACGGTCAAGGGCGCCGCGGCCACCGCTGCGCTGACAGCGGTCCTCGAGTTGCAGAAGCAGATCGCTTCATCGGGTGACACCGGCGACGTCGAGCCCCTGCCGGAGTCCGTAGAGCCGCCCGCGCCGCAGCAGGACGCCGTGCTTCCGGCCGTCCCGGTCGTGCAGGACGAGCCCGTGGCGCCCCAACCGCGCCACGAGGACCGGCCGGCCGCCGAGCCCGATATCGGCACCCGCGGCATCCCGATCACGCCTGCGGACATCGATCTGGCAGACATCGACGGCCTCGGTGCCGCCGACCGGCTGGGACTCGGACGCCGTGACGACGACGAAGTGGGGCCGACCGCATGA
- a CDS encoding anti-sigma factor domain-containing protein encodes MSHLDPEVAALLAMGEQPSDADRRHLDACADCRAEVDSFGRAVLAGRASGAGEPLLTPPDRVWESIRSELSLSTPMPDDGGQDDADSAPASVGASRGSRSHLASRRRRVSRRPVFFVLAGAAVAVVAIVAGVWASGGIVPKADVISEARLDGLPGWSGAGGEALLERVDGHDRVVIDLAASVPDDGYREVWLLTADASDLVSLGTLDGSTGTFDVPDAVDLSRFTVVDISQEDVDGDPGHSGDSIVRGTLSPP; translated from the coding sequence ATGTCACATCTTGACCCCGAGGTCGCCGCCCTCCTCGCAATGGGAGAGCAGCCGTCGGACGCTGACCGGCGCCACCTCGACGCCTGTGCGGACTGCCGCGCGGAGGTCGACTCGTTCGGCAGGGCCGTGCTCGCGGGTCGCGCATCGGGAGCAGGCGAGCCGCTTCTGACACCCCCGGACCGCGTCTGGGAGTCGATCCGTTCCGAGTTGTCGCTGTCGACCCCCATGCCGGACGACGGGGGACAGGACGATGCCGATTCGGCCCCGGCATCCGTCGGCGCGTCCCGCGGCTCCCGTTCACACCTCGCATCGCGCCGCAGGCGGGTCAGCCGCCGACCGGTGTTCTTCGTCCTCGCCGGCGCCGCGGTCGCGGTGGTGGCCATCGTCGCCGGAGTGTGGGCGTCGGGCGGCATCGTTCCGAAGGCCGACGTCATCTCCGAAGCGCGGCTGGACGGACTCCCCGGCTGGTCGGGTGCGGGCGGCGAGGCGCTCCTCGAGCGCGTCGACGGACACGATCGCGTCGTCATCGACCTGGCGGCATCCGTTCCGGACGACGGGTACCGCGAAGTCTGGCTCCTCACCGCCGACGCGAGCGACCTCGTCAGCCTGGGGACACTCGACGGCTCGACCGGGACCTTCGATGTGCCCGACGCGGTCGATCTGTCTCGCTTCACCGTGGTCGACATCTCGCAGGAGGACGTCGACGGCGACCCCGGGCACTCGGGCGATTCCATCGTCAGGGGAACCCTGTCACCCCCCTGA
- a CDS encoding RNA polymerase sigma factor — MSLTEPRLAARKEPAVDDDSELAIRFAAGDDTAVKAMYDRWSRIVYTLAVRSLGDTAEAEDVTQRTFVSAWTSRSSFRPGQAPLGAWLLAIARRRIADAHEARARATRLEEALKAVVPEQTVEHDVSDAMVVADEVSQLEPDARAVLALAFYEDLTHQQISERLGMPLGTVKSHIRRSLTRLRTRLEAHHVTS, encoded by the coding sequence GTGAGTCTCACCGAGCCGCGGCTCGCTGCACGGAAGGAGCCGGCCGTCGACGACGACAGTGAACTCGCCATTCGCTTCGCGGCCGGTGATGACACGGCGGTGAAGGCCATGTACGACCGCTGGTCGCGCATCGTCTACACCCTCGCGGTCCGCTCGCTCGGAGACACCGCCGAAGCCGAGGACGTGACCCAGCGCACCTTCGTGTCTGCATGGACGTCGAGGTCATCGTTCCGGCCCGGCCAGGCGCCGCTGGGTGCGTGGTTGCTCGCGATCGCGCGCCGCCGGATCGCGGACGCTCACGAGGCGCGAGCACGCGCGACCCGCCTGGAGGAGGCGCTCAAGGCCGTGGTGCCCGAACAGACGGTGGAGCATGACGTCTCGGATGCGATGGTCGTCGCCGACGAGGTGTCGCAGCTCGAACCGGATGCGCGCGCCGTTCTCGCTCTCGCCTTCTACGAAGACCTGACACATCAGCAGATCTCCGAGAGGCTCGGCATGCCGCTCGGTACCGTGAAGAGCCACATCCGCCGAAGTCTCACCCGCCTGCGAACCCGATTGGAGGCGCACCATGTCACATCTTGA
- a CDS encoding inositol monophosphatase family protein, with protein sequence MTPSPSSTDWTAPFGDDLSDDLALALRLADAADRVSMERFDAPDLEIRTKADATHVTEADLATERAIRDLLTAERPGDGILGEEYGTSGDTRRQWIIDPIDGTANYLKGIPMWATLIALVIDGAPRVGVVSQPAISRRWWGATGSGAWTRTADGATRPIRTSDVTSLGDASISFQSIGQWDAAGRTDALLRLTRAVWRDRGYGDAWPYMLLAEGRLEFVAEFDVREYDIAAHVPIIIEAGGRFTDIDGGERLDARSSLATNGILHDSFLEMLRT encoded by the coding sequence GTGACGCCCTCTCCCTCTTCGACGGACTGGACAGCCCCCTTCGGCGACGACCTCAGTGACGACCTCGCGCTCGCCCTTCGCCTCGCGGATGCCGCGGATCGCGTCTCGATGGAACGCTTCGACGCACCCGATCTCGAGATCAGGACGAAAGCCGATGCCACACACGTCACCGAGGCCGACCTCGCTACGGAGCGCGCCATCCGCGACCTCCTGACCGCGGAGCGTCCCGGCGACGGGATCCTCGGCGAGGAGTACGGCACGAGTGGCGACACTCGCCGCCAGTGGATCATCGATCCGATCGACGGCACCGCGAACTACCTCAAGGGCATCCCCATGTGGGCGACCCTCATTGCCCTCGTCATCGACGGCGCCCCGCGCGTCGGAGTCGTCAGCCAGCCTGCCATCTCCCGCCGCTGGTGGGGCGCCACGGGGTCCGGTGCGTGGACGCGCACCGCCGACGGCGCGACCCGCCCGATCCGGACCTCGGACGTCACCTCGCTCGGCGACGCGAGCATCAGCTTCCAGAGCATCGGTCAGTGGGATGCCGCGGGTCGCACGGACGCTCTTCTGCGCCTCACGCGCGCCGTGTGGCGAGACCGTGGGTACGGCGACGCCTGGCCGTACATGCTCCTCGCCGAGGGACGCCTCGAGTTCGTCGCGGAGTTCGACGTCCGCGAGTACGACATCGCGGCTCACGTCCCGATCATCATCGAGGCCGGCGGTCGCTTCACCGACATCGACGGCGGGGAGCGACTCGACGCCCGGTCGTCGCTGGCGACCAACGGCATCCTGCACGACTCCTTCCTGGAGATGCTGCGAACGTGA
- a CDS encoding NUDIX hydrolase — protein sequence MLPDAGSAPSIRVSAAVIRDDAGRLLLVRKSGTSAFMQPGGKPEPGETPAETLVRELGEELGVAVGLEDLRGVGVFRADAANEPGHEVVADVFEVSLGGQVPVAAAEIAELRWASHGDAGRMEIAPLAAEYFLAE from the coding sequence ATACTCCCCGACGCCGGCTCCGCTCCGTCCATCCGCGTATCGGCGGCCGTTATCCGTGACGACGCCGGCAGGTTGCTGCTGGTGCGCAAGAGCGGCACGAGCGCCTTCATGCAGCCCGGCGGCAAGCCGGAGCCGGGGGAGACGCCGGCCGAGACGCTCGTCCGCGAACTGGGCGAGGAGCTCGGCGTGGCGGTCGGGCTCGAGGATCTCCGAGGGGTCGGTGTCTTCCGTGCGGACGCCGCGAACGAACCGGGTCACGAGGTCGTCGCGGACGTGTTCGAGGTGTCGCTCGGCGGGCAGGTGCCGGTCGCTGCCGCGGAGATCGCGGAGCTTCGATGGGCGTCGCACGGCGATGCCGGCAGGATGGAGATCGCGCCTCTCGCCGCCGAGTATTTCCTCGCCGAGTGA
- a CDS encoding DUF4397 domain-containing protein has protein sequence MRKTLSAGVALGAAVALAAFTPASAATADNADLSVLHAIPDTPVDVYVNGDLTIDDFQPGDLGGPLELPGGTYSVALTAADATDDSDPVLGPIDLTLEAGGNYTAVAHLDAAGEPAANLFTNDTSKTAAGEGRLTVRHVAAAPAVDVLAGGEAVISGLENPNEQSLDLPADTVNASVALAGTTDPVIGPADVEVAEGVLTIVYAWGSAEAGNLALATQTIDGLHSGPGGVNTGSAGLVAENGTDGWVLAGGAALIAGLIAGGVYMTRTAKVRR, from the coding sequence ATGCGCAAGACACTCTCTGCGGGCGTGGCTCTCGGTGCCGCCGTGGCCCTCGCGGCATTCACCCCCGCCTCGGCCGCCACGGCGGACAACGCGGACCTGTCGGTCCTGCACGCGATCCCCGACACACCCGTCGACGTTTACGTCAACGGTGATCTGACGATCGACGACTTCCAGCCCGGTGATCTCGGCGGACCGCTCGAGCTGCCCGGCGGCACGTATTCGGTCGCGCTCACGGCGGCGGACGCGACCGACGACTCCGACCCGGTGCTCGGCCCGATCGACCTCACCCTCGAGGCGGGCGGGAACTACACCGCCGTGGCCCATCTGGATGCTGCCGGTGAGCCCGCGGCGAACCTGTTCACGAACGACACGTCGAAGACGGCCGCGGGTGAGGGACGTCTGACGGTCCGCCACGTCGCCGCGGCTCCGGCCGTCGATGTGCTGGCCGGCGGAGAAGCCGTGATCAGCGGTCTCGAGAACCCGAACGAGCAGTCACTCGACCTGCCCGCCGACACTGTCAACGCGTCGGTCGCCTTGGCCGGGACGACGGACCCCGTGATCGGACCCGCCGATGTCGAGGTGGCCGAAGGTGTGCTCACGATCGTCTACGCCTGGGGATCGGCCGAAGCCGGCAACCTCGCGCTGGCCACTCAGACCATCGACGGTCTGCACTCCGGCCCGGGCGGAGTGAACACCGGCTCGGCCGGTCTCGTCGCCGAAAACGGTACCGACGGGTGGGTGTTGGCCGGCGGTGCCGCCCTGATCGCCGGACTCATCGCGGGCGGCGTCTACATGACGCGCACCGCCAAGGTCCGTCGCTGA
- the smpB gene encoding SsrA-binding protein SmpB — protein MPRERGEQVIATNRRARHEYAIEKTYEAGLVLTGTEVKSLRQGRANLSDGYAFIDGGQAWLDAVHIPEYSQGHWTNHSTKRTRKLLLHKDEIIKLSHAISAGGYTLVPLKLYFSDGRAKVEIAVAKGKREFEKRQTIREREDKREAERAMRGRNRLGE, from the coding sequence ATGCCCAGGGAACGCGGAGAGCAGGTCATCGCGACCAACCGTCGCGCGCGCCACGAGTACGCCATCGAGAAGACGTACGAGGCGGGCCTCGTGCTCACCGGAACCGAGGTCAAGTCGCTCCGGCAGGGGCGCGCGAACCTCAGCGACGGCTACGCGTTCATCGACGGAGGACAGGCCTGGCTCGACGCCGTGCACATTCCGGAGTACTCGCAGGGTCATTGGACGAACCACTCGACCAAGCGCACCCGCAAGCTGCTCCTGCACAAGGACGAGATCATCAAGCTGTCTCATGCGATCTCCGCGGGCGGCTACACCCTGGTTCCCCTCAAGCTCTACTTCTCCGACGGTCGCGCGAAGGTCGAAATCGCCGTGGCGAAGGGCAAGCGGGAGTTCGAGAAGCGTCAGACGATCCGCGAGCGCGAGGACAAGCGCGAAGCCGAGCGCGCCATGCGCGGCCGCAACCGTCTGGGGGAATGA
- a CDS encoding putative acetyltransferase, with protein sequence MISLPEPGSRVVVRYVLPDGRATDALGPLVSVEADLVVVEGVRGTVRIPRGAIIAAKAVPPPPEPRRRLRRP encoded by the coding sequence GTGATCTCTCTTCCCGAACCCGGATCCCGCGTCGTGGTGCGCTACGTGCTGCCGGATGGACGCGCCACCGACGCTCTGGGTCCGCTCGTCAGCGTCGAGGCGGACCTCGTCGTGGTCGAGGGCGTCCGCGGAACCGTGCGCATCCCGCGCGGTGCGATCATCGCGGCGAAGGCCGTTCCCCCGCCGCCGGAACCCCGGCGACGCCTCCGGCGGCCGTGA
- a CDS encoding DUF2945 domain-containing protein: MADLKKGDRVSWNTSQGRTQGTVTERKTSDFTFDGQDFTASSDEPAFIVESEKTGAKAAHKGSALRKLSS, from the coding sequence GGGCGATCGCGTCAGCTGGAACACGTCGCAGGGACGGACGCAGGGCACCGTCACCGAGCGGAAGACGAGCGACTTCACCTTCGATGGTCAGGACTTCACCGCCTCATCGGACGAGCCCGCCTTCATCGTGGAATCCGAGAAGACCGGCGCGAAAGCAGCGCACAAAGGGTCCGCGTTGCGGAAACTCTCGTCGTGA